A window of Paraburkholderia bryophila contains these coding sequences:
- a CDS encoding MFS transporter, whose product MTKMQWRIWSLAAAGKFFEGFVVFMTGVALPLISREFGIGAAQNGFISAASLCGILVGAVGLGGMSDHFGRKRMFIVEMIIFVAFLVLLVFCTNFVSLVVCLFGLGVALGCDYPTAHMIISESIPSTSRGKLVLAAFAFQAVGALAGTGVGFLVLSMVPTLDAWRWMYGTAIFPALLVTIGRFYITESPNWLHIRGATDRAELAARRLLVRSPQYPAEIVLAREFVVVGKGEHDKGSFLALFERKNLRATIFASAPWFLQDLGTYGIGIFTPTILATAFGAKPDHVRSIADLILNDILAAKGAALITALLIIGIMFAVALADKFGRIWLQVVGFVGCAVGLLIASFSDSFDGTAKTAMIFAGFMLFNFMTNLGPNAQTYLLAGEVFPTAIRGTGAGFAAAVGKIGAVATAFLFPILLNSIGTGPLLYILVGTSLVGAVVTWLFRIETNGVNLDQIGR is encoded by the coding sequence ATGACAAAAATGCAGTGGCGCATCTGGTCACTCGCCGCGGCTGGAAAGTTCTTTGAAGGCTTCGTCGTGTTTATGACCGGTGTGGCGTTGCCGCTGATCTCACGCGAGTTCGGCATTGGCGCGGCACAGAACGGCTTTATCAGTGCGGCGAGCTTGTGCGGCATTCTGGTTGGCGCGGTCGGACTGGGTGGCATGTCCGATCACTTCGGACGCAAACGCATGTTCATCGTCGAGATGATCATCTTCGTCGCGTTTCTCGTGCTGCTGGTGTTCTGCACCAATTTCGTTTCGCTGGTGGTGTGTCTGTTCGGTCTGGGCGTGGCGCTCGGTTGCGACTATCCGACCGCCCACATGATCATCTCCGAAAGCATTCCGAGCACGAGTCGCGGCAAGCTGGTGCTGGCCGCGTTTGCCTTTCAGGCCGTCGGCGCGCTGGCGGGAACGGGCGTGGGCTTTCTGGTGCTGTCGATGGTGCCGACGCTCGACGCGTGGCGCTGGATGTACGGCACGGCGATTTTCCCAGCATTGCTGGTGACGATCGGGCGCTTCTACATCACCGAGAGTCCCAACTGGCTGCACATACGCGGCGCGACCGATCGTGCGGAACTGGCCGCTCGCCGGCTGCTGGTTCGTTCCCCGCAGTATCCCGCCGAGATCGTCCTCGCGCGCGAATTCGTCGTGGTCGGCAAAGGCGAGCACGACAAAGGCAGCTTCCTCGCGCTGTTCGAACGGAAGAACCTGCGCGCGACGATCTTCGCTTCCGCGCCCTGGTTCCTGCAGGATCTGGGCACCTACGGCATCGGCATCTTCACGCCGACCATTCTCGCCACGGCGTTCGGCGCCAAGCCCGATCACGTGCGCAGCATCGCCGATCTGATCCTTAACGATATCCTCGCCGCAAAGGGCGCCGCGCTGATTACGGCCTTGCTGATCATCGGCATCATGTTCGCGGTTGCGCTGGCGGACAAGTTCGGGCGGATCTGGCTTCAGGTCGTCGGCTTCGTCGGCTGCGCGGTCGGCCTGCTGATCGCGTCGTTCTCCGACAGCTTCGACGGTACGGCGAAAACCGCGATGATTTTCGCGGGCTTCATGCTCTTCAATTTCATGACCAATCTCGGACCGAACGCGCAAACCTATCTACTCGCGGGCGAAGTCTTCCCCACCGCGATCCGCGGAACGGGTGCGGGCTTCGCAGCGGCGGTCGGCAAGATCGGCGCGGTCGCCACGGCGTTTCTGTTTCCGATCCTGCTCAACAGCATCGGCACGGGTCCGCTCCTTTACATCCTGGTGGGTACGTCGCTCGTCGGCGCCGTGGTCACGTGGCTGTTCCGTATCGAAACGAATGGGGTGAACCTCGATCAGATCGGCCGCTAA
- the pstS gene encoding phosphate ABC transporter substrate-binding protein PstS, with the protein MAHPRNRQGFWLKWRNFAGWTFGAATLTVLVSTPGLAQEMTLNETGSTLLYPLLTTWVAQYAKSHPGVQINIGATGSEAGVQQVIAGKVNIGASDAYMSDAEIKHNPRIINVPLAIAAQSINYNVPGLNAIHLKLDGPTLAGIYSGTVRSWDAPPIAALNPGVSLPHHAIVPIRRAEGSGDTFVLTQFLTFSTPSWESDHGYGTTISWPSVPTGITATGNAGMVKSIQSTDYSLGYVGGSYSDSIAQAKIGTAALKNGAGEFVLPTRDTIMAGAASLGARTPSDERLTLVFAPASGAYPLVNYEYAVVSTQQSNPATAAAIRRFLLWTILPSEGNEAWLTGAHFIPLPPHTWELSQAQIQSIK; encoded by the coding sequence ATGGCTCACCCGCGTAACAGGCAGGGATTCTGGTTAAAGTGGCGCAACTTCGCAGGATGGACGTTCGGCGCAGCGACCCTCACCGTGCTGGTCAGTACCCCTGGTCTGGCACAGGAGATGACCCTCAACGAAACCGGCTCGACGCTGCTGTATCCGCTTCTTACGACTTGGGTCGCGCAATACGCCAAGTCGCATCCCGGCGTTCAGATCAATATCGGCGCCACGGGTTCCGAGGCGGGTGTCCAACAGGTGATCGCGGGCAAGGTGAATATCGGCGCCTCGGACGCCTACATGTCGGACGCGGAGATCAAACACAATCCGCGGATCATCAATGTGCCGCTGGCTATCGCTGCCCAGTCGATCAACTACAACGTGCCGGGGCTCAATGCGATCCATCTGAAGCTGGACGGCCCGACGCTTGCCGGCATTTATTCGGGTACCGTGCGTTCGTGGGACGCGCCGCCAATCGCAGCGCTCAACCCCGGTGTGTCACTGCCTCATCACGCGATCGTGCCGATCCGTCGCGCGGAAGGTTCGGGCGACACTTTCGTGTTGACGCAATTCCTGACGTTCTCAACGCCTTCGTGGGAGAGCGATCACGGTTATGGCACAACGATCTCATGGCCCAGCGTGCCTACGGGCATAACGGCCACGGGCAATGCGGGTATGGTGAAGTCGATCCAGTCGACTGACTACTCGCTTGGCTATGTCGGCGGGAGCTATAGCGATAGCATCGCCCAGGCGAAAATCGGCACGGCGGCGCTGAAGAATGGCGCGGGCGAATTCGTCTTGCCGACCCGCGATACGATCATGGCCGGCGCTGCTTCGCTCGGTGCGCGCACGCCGTCCGACGAGCGCCTGACGCTGGTATTCGCGCCCGCTAGCGGCGCTTATCCGCTCGTGAACTACGAGTACGCCGTCGTCTCCACCCAGCAATCCAACCCGGCAACCGCCGCCGCGATTCGTCGCTTTCTGCTCTGGACGATCCTGCCGTCCGAGGGCAACGAGGCGTGGCTGACCGGCGCGCACTTTATTCCGTTGCCGCCGCACACGTGGGAATTGAGTCAGGCGCAGATCCAGTCGATCAAATGA
- a CDS encoding AIM24 family protein — translation MNQLPRLLPTAAADETFGGVTYHIGGELVPVLSVDVSRQPVYFEHHILLWKNSNVRIGIRPVKGAVKRMLAGMQVFITEASGDGIIAFSRDGAGHIVPIHLRAGEELHVREHQFLAATGNVEYTFERIRGITNMLFGQTGFFIDKFHGHGGEGVLWLHGYGNVFEKVLAAGETIDVEPGGWLYKDPQVKMDTVVDRLTSGLFGAGVNFIVNRFTGPGRVGIQSMYLNNSTSDR, via the coding sequence ATGAATCAATTGCCCCGGCTTCTGCCGACGGCCGCGGCGGACGAAACGTTCGGCGGCGTCACCTATCACATTGGCGGCGAGCTGGTGCCGGTGCTCTCGGTCGACGTATCCCGGCAGCCGGTCTACTTCGAGCATCACATTCTGTTGTGGAAGAACTCGAATGTGCGCATTGGCATCCGGCCCGTCAAAGGCGCTGTGAAGCGGATGCTCGCCGGCATGCAGGTGTTCATTACGGAGGCGAGCGGCGATGGCATCATCGCGTTCAGTCGCGACGGCGCCGGTCACATCGTGCCGATCCATCTGCGCGCGGGTGAGGAATTGCATGTGCGCGAGCATCAGTTTCTGGCCGCGACCGGCAACGTGGAATACACGTTCGAACGGATTCGCGGCATCACCAACATGCTGTTCGGCCAAACCGGTTTCTTTATCGACAAGTTCCACGGACACGGCGGCGAAGGGGTTCTTTGGCTCCATGGCTATGGCAATGTGTTCGAGAAGGTGCTGGCGGCCGGCGAGACCATCGACGTCGAACCCGGCGGATGGCTTTACAAGGATCCGCAGGTCAAGATGGATACGGTGGTCGACAGATTAACCAGTGGCCTCTTTGGCGCAGGCGTCAATTTCATCGTGAACCGGTTCACGGGCCCGGGGCGCGTGGGGATTCAATCCATGTACCTCAACAACTCGACGTCGGATCGATAG
- a CDS encoding DUF2964 family protein gives MEHHSLKDRFPPERRKLIRSKVHVLLAAIGTLSAVVGIAVAIDGGLEFNRVKVLVGVAIIVVSTILYISMLFVSANE, from the coding sequence ATGGAACATCACTCTTTGAAAGACCGATTCCCGCCCGAACGCAGAAAGCTGATTCGTAGCAAGGTGCATGTTCTGCTCGCGGCAATTGGTACGTTGTCGGCGGTGGTGGGCATTGCCGTGGCGATCGACGGCGGGCTGGAGTTCAATCGCGTGAAGGTACTGGTCGGCGTGGCGATTATCGTGGTGTCGACGATTCTTTATATTTCGATGCTTTTCGTGTCGGCTAACGAGTGA
- a CDS encoding efflux transporter outer membrane subunit → MRPSLRRLAPVVCACWLAGCTVGPNYHRPEVATPASFRYAAPDAEVVDPSALQWWSQFNDPVLDSLIERALAQNKDLSIAAARVDEFYGRLMTTRAGLFPQVGANLAGGRSRGVPAPGYPPAVGNQVQLDVMASWEIDLFGRVRRMTEAARADYLGTQAAQQATRIALIASVATAYLQLRDLDQRLEIAKSTLSSRSDALALFQERFGGGVVSQLQVSQAKSEFQSAQTSVYAFEQQIAQQENALSLLLGDNPGPIPRGKPLTQLTAPAIPAGLPSSLLERRPDVLQAEQALVSANASIGAARAQYFPEISLTGLFGAASTALSGLWTGPARIWSFAGAISQPIFTGGAIAGSVRTAEAQQQEALFSYQQTIQSAFADVENALVGVTSTRDQLKATNQQVEALVQYTSLAHDLYEGGYTSYLEVLDAERNLFAAQLQQSQLQDQQLAQIVALYKALGYGWTVNTTQ, encoded by the coding sequence ATGAGACCCTCGCTGCGTCGTCTCGCCCCGGTGGTCTGCGCGTGCTGGCTGGCCGGCTGCACGGTTGGGCCCAACTATCATCGGCCGGAGGTGGCAACGCCGGCGTCGTTCCGTTACGCCGCGCCGGACGCCGAAGTGGTCGACCCATCCGCGCTGCAATGGTGGAGCCAGTTCAACGATCCCGTGCTCGACTCGCTGATCGAGCGGGCGCTGGCGCAGAACAAGGATCTCTCGATCGCGGCCGCACGCGTCGACGAGTTTTACGGCCGCTTGATGACGACGCGCGCCGGACTGTTCCCGCAAGTCGGCGCGAACCTGGCCGGTGGCCGCAGCCGCGGCGTGCCCGCGCCGGGTTATCCGCCGGCTGTCGGCAATCAGGTGCAACTCGACGTGATGGCGTCGTGGGAGATCGATCTGTTCGGCCGGGTGCGGCGCATGACCGAAGCCGCGCGTGCCGACTATCTCGGCACTCAGGCCGCGCAGCAGGCCACACGTATTGCGTTGATCGCTAGCGTGGCGACCGCTTATCTGCAGTTGCGCGATCTCGATCAACGGCTGGAGATCGCGAAATCGACACTGTCCAGCCGCTCGGACGCGCTCGCGCTGTTTCAGGAGCGTTTCGGCGGTGGGGTGGTTTCGCAACTCCAGGTGAGTCAGGCGAAGTCGGAGTTTCAATCGGCGCAGACCTCGGTGTATGCGTTCGAGCAACAGATCGCGCAGCAGGAAAACGCGTTGTCGCTGCTGCTCGGCGACAACCCGGGGCCGATTCCGCGCGGCAAGCCGCTCACGCAATTAACGGCGCCCGCGATTCCGGCGGGACTGCCGTCGTCGTTGCTCGAACGGCGGCCGGATGTGCTGCAGGCCGAGCAGGCGTTGGTCTCCGCGAATGCCTCGATCGGCGCGGCGCGCGCGCAATACTTTCCGGAGATATCGCTGACGGGGCTGTTCGGCGCGGCAAGCACCGCGCTGTCCGGACTGTGGACCGGACCCGCACGCATCTGGTCGTTCGCGGGCGCGATATCGCAGCCGATTTTCACCGGCGGTGCAATTGCCGGCTCGGTACGCACGGCCGAGGCGCAGCAGCAGGAAGCGTTATTCAGCTATCAGCAGACGATCCAGTCGGCGTTCGCGGACGTGGAGAACGCGCTCGTCGGCGTGACGAGTACGCGCGATCAGTTGAAGGCGACCAATCAGCAGGTCGAGGCGCTGGTTCAATACACGTCGCTTGCCCATGATCTGTACGAGGGCGGCTATACGAGCTATCTGGAAGTACTCGACGCCGAACGCAATCTTTTCGCGGCGCAGTTGCAGCAGTCGCAGTTGCAGGACCAGCAGCTTGCGCAGATTGTGGCGTTGTATAAGGCACTGGGCTATGGCTGGACGGTGAACACCACGCAGTAG